A single Cottoperca gobio chromosome 7, fCotGob3.1, whole genome shotgun sequence DNA region contains:
- the krt18a.1 gene encoding keratin, type I cytoskeletal 18 isoform X2: MKTSRQSTYSVHSSTSSRAPATSVTRTSGAVYRAPTIHGGAGGGRISISSSVRSGLGSGMGVGSGAGGFSSGMQVSGNSGDIMGNEKFAMQNLNDRLASYLETVRNLEQANQKLEIKIKEALEKSGPDFRDYSKYHVILDGLRKKVFDAITDNARLVLNIDNARLAADDFRVKYESELAIRQSVEADIIGLRKLIDDTNMSRMNLESEIESLKEELIHLKKNHENEVMELRNQIAQSGVHVDVDAPKGNDLSQIMTEIRAKYENMAKKNQEELKAWHESQITEVQSEVVQNTEALKGAQTEVNDLRRQVQTMEIDLESQRSLKGSLEGTLRDTEMRYNIEMESLNTILLGLEAELTQLRNNIQQQTQEYEALLNMKMKLEAEIATYRRLLDGEDFTCVDK, translated from the exons ATGAAAACCTCCAGGCAAAGTACATACTCTGTGCATTCCTCTACTAGCAGCAGGGCTCCTGCTACATCCGTCACCCGTACCTCTGGTGCTGTCTACAGGGCCCCCACTATCCACGGCGGGGCCGGCGGGGGACGCATCAGCATCTCCTCCAGCGTCCGCAGTGGTTTGGGATCCGGGATGGGAGTGGGCTCTGGAGCGGGGGGCTTCTCCAGTGGCATGCAGGTGAGCGGGAACAGCGGAGACATCATGGGCAATGAGAAGTTCGCCATGCAGAACCTGAACGACCGCCTGGCCAGCTACCTGGAGACAGTGAGGAACCTGGAGCAGGCCAACCAAAAGCTGGAGATTAAGATCAAGGAGGCCCTGGAGAAGAGCGGACCCGACTTCAGAGACTACAGCAAGTACCATGTTATCCTGGATGGCCTGAGGAAGAAG GTGTTTGATGCCATCACGGACAATGCCCGCCTGGTTCTCAACATCGACAACGCTCGCCTGGCAGCTGATGACTTCAGAGTGAA ATACGAGTCTGAGCTGGCCATTCGCCAGTCTGTGGAGGCTGACATCATCGGCCTGAGGAAGCTCATCGATGACACCAACATGAGCCGCATGAACCTGGAAAGTGAGATTGAATCCCTGAAGGAGGAGCTCATCCACCTCAAGAAGAACCATGAAAAT GAAGTTATGGAGCTCCGTAACCAGATTGCTCAGTCAGGTGTCCACGTGGATGTTGACGCTCCCAAAGGAAATGACCTGTCTCAGATCATGACAGAAATAAGGGCAAAGTACGAGAACATGGCAAAGAAGAACCAGGAAGAACTCAAAGCATGGCATGAATCTCAG ATAACTGAAGTGCAGAGCGAGGTCGTCCAGAACACAGAGGCCCTGAAGGGTGCCCAGACAGAGGTGAATGACCTGCGCAGACAGGTTCAAACCATGGAGATCGACCTGGAGTCACAGAGGAGCCTG AAAGGGTCTCTGGAGGGCACATTGAGGGACACAGAGATGCGTTACAACATAGAGATGGAGTCTCTCAACACCATCCTACTGGGTCTGGAGGCCGAGCTCACACAGCTGCGTaacaacatccagcagcagacaCAGGAGTACGAGGCCCTGCTCAACATGAAGATGAAGCTGGAGGCAGAGATCGCTACATACAGACGCCTGCTGGATGGGGAAGACTTCACGTGCGTAGATAAATGA
- the LOC115011071 gene encoding keratin, type I cytoskeletal 18-like: MEPLIKRQSSQILGGYSTHIHRPVQMDRAYAHSVSGGAGGHGIKISTAYGTRVGSSFGGGYDYQSVSSGSNSGTLSITNEKVTMQHLNDRLANYLETVRNLEKANSVLEIKIRETLEKRGPSEGKDFSKYNAIIFELRAKILGMIKGNAHLAISLDNASLASDDFRVKMEYEMSMRQAVEADVARLKKLLDDTNVIRLHLETDIESLKEELISLRKNHEMDVAELRAQITQVGVHVDVDAPKGQDLARVMEEMRAKYEKIALKNQEELKVWHESQITEVQVQVTESSTALKETTTMMSELRRRYQGLDIEMQSALSLKASLEATLRDIEMRYNMEVEKYNTIILRLQEELTKIRTDIQHSTREYEHLLNIKVKLEVEIAEYRRLLDGEAHFILEDAVDSRMVQTKVVTVTQTLVDGKVVSESKAVKSSEKLANN; the protein is encoded by the exons ATGGAACCTTTGATTAAACGCCAGAGTTCTCAAATTCTTGGTGGCTATTCGACACACATCCACAGACCTGTACAGATGGACAGGGCCTATGCCCACAGTGTCAGCGGAGGGGCAGGGGGCCATGGGATCAAGATCTCCACGGCCTATGGCACACGGGTTGGCAGCAGCTTCGGGGGTGGGTATGACTACCAATCCGTGTCCTCTGGGTCGAATTCTGGAACCCTGTCCATCACGAACGAGAAGGTAACCATGCAACACCTGAACGACCGCCTGGCTAACTACCTGGAGACGGTGAGGAATCTGGAGAAGGCCAACAGTGTTCTGGAAATCAAGATCAGAGAGACCCTCGAGAAGAGAGGCCCCTCTGAGGGGAAGGACTTCAGCAAGTACAATGCCATCATCTTTGAGCTGAGGGCCAAG ATTCTTGGCATGATCAAGGGCAACGCACATCTTGCTATCTCTCTTGACAATGCAAGTCTGGCTTCAGACGACTTCAGAGTCAA GATGGAATATGAAATGTCCATGCGTCAGGCGGTGGAGGCTGACGTGGCCAGACTGAAGAAGCTTCTGGATGACACCAACGTAATTCGCCTGCACCTGGAAACCGACATAGAGTCTCTGAAGGAAGAGTTGATCAGCCTAAGGAAGAACCATGAGATG GATGTTGCTGAGTTGCGTGCCCAGATCACCCAGGTTGGCGTCCATGTGGATGTTGACGCTCCTAAAGGACAGGACCTGGCCAGGGTCATGGAGGAGATGAGGGCTAAGTATGAGAAGATAGCACTGAAGAACCAGGAGGAGCTCAAAGTATGGCACGAATCTCAG ATCACAGAGGTGCAGGTCCAAGTGACTGAGAGCTCAACAGCTCTGAAGGAAACCACGACTATGATGTCTGAGCTTAGGAGGAGGTATCAGGGACTGGACATTGAAATGCAGTCTGCACTTAGTCTG AAAGCTTCCCTGGAAGCCACCCTGCGTGACATCGAAATGCGTTACAACATGGAGGTGGAGAAGTACAACACGATCATCCTGAGGCTACAGGAGGAGCTCACTAAGATCCGCACCGACATCCAACACAGCACAAGAGAGTACGAGCACCTGCTCAATATCAAGGTCAAACTGGAGGTCGAGATCGCTGAGTACAGGAGGCTACTGGACGGCGAGGCACACTTTAT TCTAGAGGATGCAGTTGATTCGAGGATGGTCCAGACCAAAGTGGTGACAGTCACTCAGACTCTGGTGGATGGCAAAGTGGTGTCAGAGAGCAAGGCTGTCAAATCCAGTGAAAAGTTGGCTAACAATTAA
- the krt18a.1 gene encoding keratin, type I cytoskeletal 18 isoform X1, producing MKTSRQSTYSVHSSTSSRAPATSVTRTSGAVYRAPTIHGGAGGGRISISSSVRSGLGSGMGVGSGAGGFSSGMQVSGNSGDIMGNEKFAMQNLNDRLASYLETVRNLEQANQKLEIKIKEALEKSGPDFRDYSKYHVILDGLRKKVFDAITDNARLVLNIDNARLAADDFRVKYESELAIRQSVEADIIGLRKLIDDTNMSRMNLESEIESLKEELIHLKKNHENEVMELRNQIAQSGVHVDVDAPKGNDLSQIMTEIRAKYENMAKKNQEELKAWHESQITEVQSEVVQNTEALKGAQTEVNDLRRQVQTMEIDLESQRSLKGSLEGTLRDTEMRYNIEMESLNTILLGLEAELTQLRNNIQQQTQEYEALLNMKMKLEAEIATYRRLLDGEDFTLQDALEDQKTVKTKVMTVTQTLVDGKVVSSSTETKNL from the exons ATGAAAACCTCCAGGCAAAGTACATACTCTGTGCATTCCTCTACTAGCAGCAGGGCTCCTGCTACATCCGTCACCCGTACCTCTGGTGCTGTCTACAGGGCCCCCACTATCCACGGCGGGGCCGGCGGGGGACGCATCAGCATCTCCTCCAGCGTCCGCAGTGGTTTGGGATCCGGGATGGGAGTGGGCTCTGGAGCGGGGGGCTTCTCCAGTGGCATGCAGGTGAGCGGGAACAGCGGAGACATCATGGGCAATGAGAAGTTCGCCATGCAGAACCTGAACGACCGCCTGGCCAGCTACCTGGAGACAGTGAGGAACCTGGAGCAGGCCAACCAAAAGCTGGAGATTAAGATCAAGGAGGCCCTGGAGAAGAGCGGACCCGACTTCAGAGACTACAGCAAGTACCATGTTATCCTGGATGGCCTGAGGAAGAAG GTGTTTGATGCCATCACGGACAATGCCCGCCTGGTTCTCAACATCGACAACGCTCGCCTGGCAGCTGATGACTTCAGAGTGAA ATACGAGTCTGAGCTGGCCATTCGCCAGTCTGTGGAGGCTGACATCATCGGCCTGAGGAAGCTCATCGATGACACCAACATGAGCCGCATGAACCTGGAAAGTGAGATTGAATCCCTGAAGGAGGAGCTCATCCACCTCAAGAAGAACCATGAAAAT GAAGTTATGGAGCTCCGTAACCAGATTGCTCAGTCAGGTGTCCACGTGGATGTTGACGCTCCCAAAGGAAATGACCTGTCTCAGATCATGACAGAAATAAGGGCAAAGTACGAGAACATGGCAAAGAAGAACCAGGAAGAACTCAAAGCATGGCATGAATCTCAG ATAACTGAAGTGCAGAGCGAGGTCGTCCAGAACACAGAGGCCCTGAAGGGTGCCCAGACAGAGGTGAATGACCTGCGCAGACAGGTTCAAACCATGGAGATCGACCTGGAGTCACAGAGGAGCCTG AAAGGGTCTCTGGAGGGCACATTGAGGGACACAGAGATGCGTTACAACATAGAGATGGAGTCTCTCAACACCATCCTACTGGGTCTGGAGGCCGAGCTCACACAGCTGCGTaacaacatccagcagcagacaCAGGAGTACGAGGCCCTGCTCAACATGAAGATGAAGCTGGAGGCAGAGATCGCTACATACAGACGCCTGCTGGATGGGGAAGACTTCAC TCTCCAGGATGCACTGGAAGACCAGAAAACAGTGAAGACCAAAGTGATGACTGTCACACAGACCCTGGTGGACGGGAAGGTGGTTTCCTCCAGCACAGAAACCAAGAACCTTTGA